From Aedes albopictus strain Foshan chromosome 1, AalbF5, whole genome shotgun sequence, one genomic window encodes:
- the LOC134284847 gene encoding putative GATA zinc finger domain-containing protein 25, whose protein sequence is MILSNRQQQQQQQQQQQQQTQQQQQQQQPQGGHSSLLTSLINHRRQQLQHHKKPPPAANDVAERNHNSNGVDREEEDDSGSERTSPSRSSN, encoded by the coding sequence ATGATATTAAGCaaccgacaacaacaacaacaacaacaacaacagcaacagcagcagacgcaacaacagcaacaacaacagcagccacAAGGTGGGCACTCTTCTCTGCTCACCAGTTTGATCAATCATCGGCGACAGCAGCTGCAGCACCACAAGAAACCACCACCAGCAGCAAATGATGTAGCAGAACGGAACCATAACAGCAATGGTGTCGATCGGGAAGAGGAAGACGATTCCGGCTCGGAACGAACGTCGCCGTCGCGTTCGTCTAACTGA